The Aspergillus nidulans FGSC A4 chromosome VIII genome contains the following window.
GTAGACctgcaggatgagaaggcatTAGACGGTTTATTGCTGTCCAAAGGCTATCTGACATTGTAGCACCTCTTTATCAAGGCCCTGCCTTAAAGTTGGTCTGCCTCCGCGACGCATCTCCTGCAAGATAAGCTGCTTATTGACCGAGGCTGTTTGAATAACCACCTACTTTTTGGGATTTTCAATAATTTCGAGACGGATAAATGATTGACCGGGAAACCGACACTAACCAAACGTCATCCATCCGCCGTTATCTTATCAGCTTGGCTGGGCTTGGTCATCGTGCCTGAGGTAGCGCTGGAAGACAAGTCTCAAGGCAACAACATGCGGTGACAATGGGGAATACGAACAGCTCTCACAAGATATCTTCTCAAGATAGGTGATTTCTTGACCCTCTTGCTTCGATTCATTTACCGCGAGACCACGATGTGTCATTATACATGCTTGACCTCTTCCCCGTTCGGCCTGCCCGCGATACGAGTTCAAGGTAGCTAACTTCCTCCATTGCATAGAGCGATTCTTGATATGAAAAACCAACGTGATAAACTCCAGAAGTATCAAAAGCGCATCACCGTTCTCACAGATCGTGAGACCGCAATCGCGAAGGAATGCCTCGCCCGAAATGATCGCAAGCGAGCCCTCCTTGCCTTGCGTCGCAAGAAGTACCAAGAGTCTCTTCTAGCGAAGACCGATGCACAGCTAGCACAACTAGAACAACTCACTAGTCAAGTTGAATTTGCCCTTGTACAGAAGGATGTTCTCTATGGATTGCAACAAGGAACACAGGTACTTCAAATGATAAATAAGGAAATGGGGGGCATTGAAGGAGTAGAGAAGTTACTGGGGGAGACGGAAGAAGCCAGGGCTTATCAGGAGGTAAGGCTCATATGCGGTAAGATTTCGGCATACTAAGTCAACTGCGTGTATAGGAGATCAGTCAGATGCTCGCCGGGAACCTGTCTAAtcaggatgaggatgaagttgaagatgaaCTGGAGGCCCTACAACGCGAAGCACAAGGGCCGGTCAGCCTCCCTAATGTCCCAACAGCGCCGCCAGAAGTGGAAACCCCAgaagaggagctgaagaagcagaaggcgagGGCAAAAGCTAGGGCCAGAGAACAAGCTGCGATTCCCGCTTCCTGAGTAGTCTTGAACTATTTTACATATGTGGAGGATGAAAGCTTCACGAAATCCAGCCCTAATCAAGCTCTATCTTTTGGCAGTACAAGCATTACTGGAGTTATGACTTCAATTTGTTGATGGGCTCATCATTAGAGCTTTCGATCTCCTCGATGGTACGGCCCTGGTCTTAGACAATCCATGCTCATGCGTCGCAATAATAGAAATATTTAGCCTTGGGGAACAGCTATATTTAAATGCACCCAGTCATAGAATAAAAGGTCAGGCTCTAGAATAAATACGCGACTAGAATCAATACATATAACAAGAATCATAATTACCCTGAGAGACTTGAAGGTAGAGTAGTGATCTGAAGACGGTTTACATAGAGACTATTTGTTACTCGAGGAGCTTCACGATGCTCCAATGATGACATTCCTCACCAGAAGAAATTTCTAGCACCGCGATTACAGTTTTACACTTGGGGTTTTTTAGTATTGTTTATCAAACCAGCATCTAGTCTCCAAAGATATCAGATCTTTTACCCCATAAATTCGCATATCAGTACCATGTCccatcatcaccactccCACAATAACGGTCACGGCCACTGCCATGGAGACGGCGGCGACGGCCACGATCACTCAAATGACATCACACCAGCGCTCCAATCACTCCTCTACTCTCAAATTCGATTCGATTCAATCACAACGTTGAACGGTATGCTGATGCTCTGAAGCGATCTTGTAATGGAACCTAACTGGGATATGATGCAGAAGCTACTCCCCAGTCGGGAGCTGCGATCGTGAAAAAGACATGGGCTGAAAGGCAGAATGACACTCCAGAGCTGGAAAGTGATGCGGATGAGCAATTATTGATGTATATCCCGTACGTTTTACCTATGTTTTAAACACGAAATACTTTTCTGTTGGGGTTTGTGACCGGATTGTTGCTCCTCTACCCCGCCGCGCCCCTCCTTCAATATCATCGATATTGATGACGCATTTCACCAGCCATGCCACGCTAAAGAGGAAAAAAGGGACTCTAacgtttttttttttttttttttctatagATTCACTGGCCAAGTCAACGTTCATTCTATCCTTATATACACTGCACCCACACCATCCGCTCCGAGGACCCTGAAACTTTTCAAAAATCGTGATGACCTCGACTTCTCAACCGCGTCGGAGCTCAAGCCGACACAAACAATTGAAGTGCCACAGCCGATCCCTGGAACTGATGTTTTCGAGCTGCCTTTGAACCGTGCACACTGGAACGCTACTACTTCAGTCACTTTATTCTTCGAAGACAACTGGAGCCgtggcgaggaagaagtgaCAAAAGTCGGGTACATTGGACTCAAGGGCCAATTCATGGCCCTAAACAGAGAGCCCGTCAGCTTTCTGTACGAAGCAGCGGCTAATCCCAATGATCACGTCGCGATTCCCGGTGTGAACGGTGTCGGTGGACGAATCATGCCTGGACAGTGAGACTGATTTCTTCGGGGCGTATTGATGCCATGTTTTTATGAACTGCATTCCACATACGCAAGGCAATTATAGTGCTTTCTAAATGCATTAGGAGCCGGACTTCAGTTGTCCACAATTCATGTTCAGATATCAAATGCGTCGAGTCACTGCATATTATAGTAGTTTGGAGCATACTCGAGAAGGTAGCTCTTCTCGATCTTGGTGATATCCCGAATGAAAGTTTTTTCGCCAGTTTGCATTATCTCGTGGAAAATAACCCAGTCCGCTTTTCGGTTCTACAGGCAGCCGGTTAGTTAAACAAATTCCGaacaggaaaagaagcaCTCACAAACATAAGGGAGCTCGGGTGAGCATGGAGAGTCATGCCTCCACTAACTGTCTTGAAGGTGCCATCCGGTTGCATTCTCGCGGCATGAGCGAAATAACCCGTCGTGAGGCATCGCTGTATCTTCTCGGCGGGCTTCGAGAGATCGGATTTATTATAATGGGATGGAAAAGTCTCATCAACCTGAATACCAAAGCGTTCGAGATATCTCTTTAGTTGTGCCCTGACACTGACTGCTCGCAGCAGGGACCGATAGTTCAAAAGGTTATCCCTGCACCACTTGgattccttctttcccttggTGACAAAAGCTTGGTAGACATTAAGATAGGTGAGATGGTCACCTTCTTCAACTGCGAACTTTCTGCGGCTGCTCTCAGACGACTTTTTATCTCCGTCATGTTGGACCCACACTGCCCCTTGGAGACTGACCATAGCGGCAATAGTAAGGATTTCGCTCAAACAACCAAAAGATTGCGCAGAGAGGAGGACTTTCGCCATCATGGGGTCAACAGCAAGTTCTGCCATCCGCATACCCAAGGGCTTCGTCAGTTTGGCGTAATCATCAATGGCGCCTAACGAGTATAAGAGCTCAAATGCACGTATCACAAGGTCTGCAGGCGGCGAAGTGAGAAAGTCGAACCGGACGATATTGTCTATGCCCAGAGCTTTCAGCTGCATTATCACAGGAGCGAGGTTGGATCGTTGTATCTCCGGTATAGTGGCATCGGGTAACTGCTCATATGCATGCTGCGTATATAGACGGAAGCATTTCCCTGGCtttgttcttccagctcggcCGGCGCGCTGaacagccgcagccttcGAGATTGGTACTGCTGTCAGAGTTTCAATACCTGTGCTTGGATCGTATGCTCTGAGCTTCGCGAACCCGCAGTCAACAACGTAGACGATCCCGTTTATAGTAACGGAAGCTTCGGCAATATTCGTCGACACGACCACTTTCCGCGTATTCTCCGGCGCGGGTTCGAACACATACATTTGCTGGTCCGTGGTGAGGCCAGCATAGAGTGGGAGGGGTAACAAAGACTGAGATTTCGGGTGGAGAGTCGTTGCACGTTCAGAGATCAACTGAATCGCAgtctcgatttcttctctGCCCGTCAAAAAGATCAAGATATCGCCCTCACCTTCCTGCAAGTGTATATCAAACACTGTTTTCACGCTTCGTTCCACATAATTTTCTGCCGCCGACTCGAGGAACAGAGTATCGACTGGATACATTCGACCTTCAATGCTTATGATTTTTCCGGTGTTCCCACCAACCTCACCATTCGGACCCTGCTGAGATTCGTCTCCGGCAAAATAGCGTAGAAAATCTTCTGCCTGAAGTGTCGCGCTACTAACAATAATGCGAAGCTCAGGACGTCTTTTAAGTATTTTCTTGAGAATGCCCAAAAGTATATCAGTGCTCAGTGACCTCTCATGTGCCTCATCAACCATGATCACAGAGTAGCGCGACAAAAGAGGGTCTACAAGAGCCTCTCTGAGTAACATTCCGTCTGTCAAGAACTTAATCCTTGTCATAGCAGACGTCCGGTCCTCGAAACGAATCGAGTAGCCTACGTCCTCGCCTAACTTGCAACGCATTTCTTCTGCCACACGTGCTGCTACTGTGGTAGCAGCTACTCGACGAGGCTATTACACCCATGGTCAATCAAAAAGGCTAAGAACAAAGGAAAGGAGCGGCCTTACCTGTGTCACCGCGATGGCTTTTCCCTCTGTGCACCATCCTGCCTGGTCAAGGTATTGTGGCAGTTGCGTTGTCTTCCCGCTGCCAGTCTGGCCAACAACAATGGTGACTGGATAAGTCTCCACGAGATACAATATGCTCTGTTTATGCCTTGCAATAGGTAGCAGGGAAGCTGGTTTGTATAGGGACGGTATAAAGCTGGTCCCAACATCTAACTCCGAAGCCATGTTTTCACCTCGCTCCCGAACTGTAGATGGATGCTTCAACGGTAATAAACAGAGTCTATAGAACGATTCAAATATTTCATTTTGAATCTACATCAGAAACCTTCGGGCTAGTCAGTTTCTGTCGTTATTGCAGCACCGAAGTGAGGAAGGGCCTCGGTGGGTGATTCGTTAGAGGATAAACTGTTAAAGCAGCAACGCAGACTAACCTGGTTGAGGTGCTTTAGTACCTGTTTAATATCACGTGTCAACACGTCACTGCGAACGGGCTTAGAGTGGCTGATGAGAGAGCTCCAACTCAAGCCTCCAATAATCAGTCGCAACAGAACATCGCATTAGCTTTCTGCCTGGTGGGATCATTCTCGCTAATCGCCAGGTTCCAAGAGTTATCAACGCATACTCCAGACCTTCTAGGTGTTTCAACCTCGCCCATCCGCATTCTTCTACTTGCCAGCACAATgtcagaaacagagaagaCAGTATGCCTGAAACCCCTCTCCCCGTTATTGTTTGAGGTCGAGCCGCTCATGACAACCCAGGCTAGTAAACCAGCAGCTGGGCCAAATAGCCCAAGCCCGGAATCACCAACAACTGCGCGCCCTCTAGATTTCGACGATGAAATACAGGAGACCGGCGTCGCCTATGCATCCTCCGCTTCAGCCCAACAGACCAGCACAGAGACAGCCCCACCAAAACCACCTCGTCCTTTGTCTCCGCGACAACAAGCGGAGAACACTCTGAAAGAAGCGTTCCCGTCGGTGGAGGTGTCCGTTGTCAAGGCTGTTTTGGTAGCAAGCTCCTATGACGTTGAACGAGCTTTCCATGCTCTCCTCGGTTCGTGTGATTGATTCCGGATTTTAGTGGGTAGGACTAACAACCCCTAGGGATGACGGACCCAAATGCAAGCGCACAGGATGACTATGCCCCTCCGAAGCCTCCACGCCCATCTGCGACGCAAAGACAGCTGGAAGCTGATGAACTCTATGCTCGTCAACTTGCCGAACACTACAATCGACGTGCGCAGCCACCTCgtggaggggatgaagcCTATCGTCGGCAGAGGCATTATGATGatgcagcagaggagaaagaatacaACTTTTTCGACGGTGCGCATATTTTATGATCTTTTGTGTCCTTGATTCCAGGCTAATGATATTCAAGACGACCTTCCCGTGATTCGTGAAAATATTCGTAAAGGGTTCCTCGACACCCAGTCCAAGGTCAGCTCATGGGtccagaacctgaagaagaagatcgatggcgaggaagacgatgagaatACATCGTCTGCACGTACATACGGAGAGGAAAGTTATGGCCGATCACGAAGAAGTGGTGAGCTAGGTCGTCGCAGCGGTGACCGTGAGCGGTACGATGCAGATCCGCAAGTTCTGAGCGACGATTTTTCCGTCCTTGAACTAAGGGATTCAGAAGGTCGCGACTCACTCGTCCCCTTAAAATACTCCTCGGTCTGACTAACAGTGAACTGCAGTACCCCCTGCGCGTCCACCAAGACCGCTTGCGAATTCAACGTTGTATAAAAGCTCCTCACCATCCCCAGACCGTCGCAAGGTGTCATTCCAGGAGGGCCCGCCTACAGAGATTGGCAATCTTTATGATGCTTCCGAGCCAGCTAAGCGCCAATCCCCCGCGGGAGGGAAACCGAGTAAATGGCAGCCTCTTGCGACTGTCGAGCCGTCTCCTATCGGAGAAAACGATCCGTTCAGCTTAGGGGACAGCGATGACGAGAAAGACACCAAGGCTAAGGACCCAGTTGATACTGAAGCGCACAAAGTGAATGttggagcttcttctgaAGAGCTCGGCTCAGCCTCTAAAGGCGGCACAACAGCAGAGAACGCCGGGAAATCCTCATAAGCCTTGGTTTCGTTGCTATACGGTTATAGCATTCTTTTCATAAGCCGCGAGTTTGATGATATTATTTATTCTCAATTACCTTGCCCTGTACCTCTTAGGCGGTGTTATGATACCAGACTGTTTCCACATAGGCCCACAGCTTTGAACTAATTTATTAAGTGCTTAGCGTCTAATTCGTGTTCTTATACAAGCGGTAACATACAAACAATCCAGAATCTATTATCGAATCAGGGACTAGGGTATCTTCAGAATTGGACGAAGTTACGTACGAGCCGACCACGCAGAAGAGAAACATATTGATTATTTCACTCTGGAGACTCATTCGAAGCGCGTAGAGCCAGGCCGGCTTCCGTCCTCAAGTCTTTGATAACAGTCTATATCACGAATGAAGTCTACTTAGTTCTGCGCAAAATGACCACGTTAGAGATTGAACTCACCGCTAGGGCATCGGGGTTGACTCCATTCTCAATCAAAGACACGCAAAGAGAGAGCTCTGTCCGATCCAGGTTCGTGTTCTGAGATACCAACGAAGCAATCAGTATGTGAAGCAAGCTTAGCATATGTATAGACAGCCATATTAAAGAATGGAGAGGTAAACCCCCATACAAGGAGAGTTGAGATCTCGTGAAGAATGTCGATGACTTCACGGGCGGCCTGGCGTTTATCGTCGGATTGCGGGGGCATCTTGAAGGGCTGAAGACAGAGCCTTGGCTTCGCAGAGTGTATACTCCGTGTACTTTAGACTTGCGAATAGCTAGCGAATAGTCAATATTTGTTGTTTTCGGTATTAATATGATAGTAACGGGTGTCACGACACCGTAGAGGTTTTCTGGTAAGAAAAAGTGGTAAAGACGGTACAGTAGGTATGGCATCTGTTACAATCGTGCGGAAAATCTCAACCGACAGCAACGCCCAACCACCTTTCTAATCTATCTTCGCACCGAGTTCACCCGCAAGGCTGCCTTTCAAAATTGTTTAATTGAGAATTCTTTTAATATAGACACTGCATACTCTAAAGTGACAAGGAACAGCCGCGTGCTGCTACGGGGCGCGCTAAATGTAGGTCCTGTCAGCCTGCTGAGAGTTCGAGAATGTTGAAGGATCTGACCATATCCGACATTCATTCCTTGGGAAAGACCCAAGCCATTGAGATTCTCTCCCAGATCACGCGCATTGAGAAAAAGACTTTCCCAGCAAGCGAGGTGTATCCATTTGGGGAGGAGCTCTGGCGAAAAAAACCGAATACCAGGGTGCTCTATGTGACCCAAACACCGCAGGGGCCGTTGATCGCCTATGCCCTCTATGTTCGGCAGAAAGGGATTGCCTTCCTTCACAAGGTTTGTGTGGCAGAAGCGTTCCGCCAGAAGGGAGTTGGGatgcagctgctgaagtACATTCGAACTCGGTTGCAAAAGGAAGGTTGCCAATATGTTCATCTCTGGGTGGATAAGGGCAGATGGTCTGCACGGTCATTGTACATCCGTAACGGCTTTGAGGAACGTGAGCTGCTTACTGATTACTATGCACCGGGAAGGGATGGTATCAAAATGGTCCTCGATCTCGAGCGTGGGATTTGAGGATATGCCCCTGCCACTCCTGCCCCTCCCCCTTGGTCTTGTCACTCGAGGGCCGCAAAAACCTGTGCTAGGGGAATTCCACCCTTATCAAACTCTGGAACTTTATGTTCATCCGCTCATTAATGGAAAATTGATCGGTGCTCTCTCATGGTTGGTCTAGGGTGGGTGTTGGCTCCTAGATGCATTCCTTGCAGATGTGTATTCCGCAACAACGTGAGCCCCATCGCGTCAGACCGTGTTCTCTGACCATTCCCATACCATCGTGACGTCAAACATATCCAGGCATGGCTCTTTTGAAGGCACGCGAAACCTCGTGTGCTCCTGTATAGATTGCGCCCTTGGGTGCAAGAGCCCTTTGAGAATGTCCCCTAAGAGCAGCACCTTTCTTACATGTGCCGTCTCCGAACCCATATTCCAGTTTCTACGAATCTGTCCGTCTGCTCCGCAGAAATACGAACTGTCGGGCGTCATATGGGGCTTCTACAACCTCCGTTTCGTGGGATCCAGTGAACTTTTGCGTCTGAAACTATGGCGCATCGCCTGTTCATCATCTTAAGCTTCCTCTTGTCGGCTGCGAGTGCTGCCGTACTTGCGAATTACCCTGTCAATGCGCAATTACCTCCTGTGGCCCGAATATCGAAGCCTTTTCATTTCGTCTTCTCACAAAGCACCTTTAGTGGAAGCGGTCCCCAGACGGTATACTCGCTCTCCAACGCTCCGTCATGGCTCTCAGTGGATAATACATCCCGTACCTTGTCTGGAACTCCTCAGAAGGAAGATGCCGGGTCACCGGAGTTCGACCTTATAGCCACTGATCCATCTGGGTCCGCTAGTATGCAAGTAACTCTTGTTGTGACTGGCGACGACGGACCGAAAGTCGGCAAACCCATTGTACCGCAACTCCAAGCCATAGGGCcgacatcttctccatctaACGTCATCGTACATTCTAGCGCCTCCTTTTCGATCTCTTTTGACCAAGAGACTTTTTCCAACACACGCCCCTCGACAGTATACTACGGAACTTCATACCCTGACAATGCTCCTTTACCCTCATGGATTCGATTCGACCAGTCAAACCTCCGCTTTTATGGTACAGCACCGAACATTGGGCCCCAAACTTTCAGTCTCAACTTAGTTGCTTCCGATGTAACCGGATTCAGCGCAGCTACCATAAGTTTTGAGTTGACAGTCAGTCCTCACATCCTCTCATTCAAACAAAGCGCTCAAACGATGTTTGTCACCGGTGTGAAGGCGCTTAAAAGTCCCCAGTTCCTTAACTCACTCACTTTGGACGGGAATATACCAACGAGTGATGTCTTAACGGAGACCGTGATTGATGCTCCAGACTGGTTGGAAGTGGACAAGCAAACCTTATCGTTCAAAGGGGACCCTCCAGCGGATGGAAAGAACAGCAATGTGACAATATCAGTAAAGGATATTTACCAGAACGTGGCCAAACTTGTCGTTTCGTTGCAATATTCTGAATTCTTTCAGGAAGGATTCCGAGACGAATGTGATGCCATCATTGGGCAATATTTCTTTTTTACATTCAATAGCACCGCTCTCACCGATGAATCTGCTGAGCTGGATGTCGATCTAGATAAACAGCTATCCTGGCTTCATTACAATCGTGACAACAAAACTCTCTATGGAGAAGTGCCATCGGATCTCCTCCCAAACACTTACAAAGTGCGGTTGACAGCCCATAAAGGGACCGCAGAGGGCCACAAAACATTGATGATCAACACCGTAACTGAGGACGACTTGAATGAAGATGGTGCGTCCTCAGCGGATTCTAATGGTTACCATGCAGGCAAAGCTGGCATTATAGTGATGGCGATCTTCATACCACTTGGATGCACAGGGATTgctctgctcctgctctattgccgccgccgcaggcAACGATGGACCAAAGATGAAGGCGGACCAGGGTTTGAAGAGAAATCACTCGCCCCAAACCCTTTTGGTCCGGGATTGTCGCACTGCCAGCCGTTTGAGAAGACCACACCGGGAAACCCACCAGCCATTCGCACAGCTCCATTGCCTGAATCAAAGCCTCCGAAATTGGAGCTAGAGCCATGGTGGAACGTTAGCAGCGAGATTAGAAATGGAGATCCACCAACAGCCTCAGGTAAAGAAAATACTTTTTCGAGCTCGACGATCGATTGGGACTTCGTTCCACTACGGGGACCTGAAGGGGATGAGAACAAACCTCCTGAAGAGCCTGCTCCCAAGACTCACCGGCTCTCTTTACAGAGTAGCCCGCCGGTGCGTAGAGGTACCTCAAATCGTTCCGGCAGACGAGAGCCACTTAGGCAGATTCAGCCACGAAGGTCTACGAAACGCAACTCGGCAGTATCGTCCAGATCCAAGAGGTGGTCCAAGCGGTCGAGTGGtatctcttctatctctGCGGGTCTCCCAGTAAGGCTTAGCGGCGCAGGCCACGGAGCGGGTGGTTTTGGGCCTCCAGGGCATGGGTTCGTGAAGCTTCCCTGGCAAAATACGCAGACATCCTTGCAAAGTGAGGAGAGCAGCCTAGGAAATCTAGCTCCGCTGTTCCCTCGCCCCCCTGCCCGCACGGGGGACAGTCAAGACCccacgaagaggatgagtgTGCACACAGTGGACCGTGATAGCTCGACACTTTCTGATTCCGATTCGTTAGAGGCATTTGTTCAAGGCCGCGCAAGAAGCCGTCACTCATCCAATCCCTTCATTGCTGGCCCGATAAGCCGTCGAGTTTCTTCCAAGACCCGTGCCCTGCAACGAGCACGAAGCAATGCTAGCCGCGCGGATACTGTCAATACAGCCATGGACAATGATGACTATCAACGTCGAGAGCGCCCCTGGTCCCTGGCAATGTCAGGTTCCGTGTATACTGATGACTACCGTCATTCCGCATATCTCAGCTCCTTGTCGGAAGAGTCACCGCGCACGCAGCCACTAAATGCTCTACCAAGTCAATCAAGCCTTGCACAACACTACTCTAAGATCATCTCACCACTTCCCCGTTACTTCAGCGAGCTGAGTTTGAACAATATCAGACACGATGAAACTGGAGGAGCATATGTTCCGGCCGATCAGCAGAATCTCTCAGGTACTCGTCGTTGGTCTCGATCAAGCCCGTCGTTACAGAATTGGCGCCGGTTTCAAAAAAGCCCTTCAGCGTCGTCTTTCCCGTACGACGCGAGAACTCGCCGCGTGAGTTTAATGCAAACGGCTGACCAAGACTCGAACTCTCAGCGCGGCTTCCAGAGGGAACCAACAGGAAGCGTGTTGAGCGATATAGCCTTCGTTTAGTACTAAATGGTCTGTTGTTTCTTATCAGGTTAAGATACCATTTCGTTCGGTTTAGGAGAGTTTCAGTGTTCATATTGTGTAACTAGTATAATTGCAACCAATTTTTGAGAAAGAAGTCATCGATTCAGCTGCTCAAACACCGTCTTCCATAATCGGGTGGCCAATGTGGACGAAAGAACCCCGTTTCAGCTGGGCTTTTAGGTCTCACCCAGGCATCCTAAGCGACGGCGATGATTGGCTCAGAAAGTT
Protein-coding sequences here:
- a CDS encoding ESCRT-III subunit protein vps20 (transcript_id=CADANIAT00001246); translated protein: MGNTNSSHKISSQDRAILDMKNQRDKLQKYQKRITVLTDRETAIAKECLARNDRKRALLALRRKKYQESLLAKTDAQLAQLEQLTSQVEFALVQKDVLYGLQQGTQVLQMINKEMGGIEGVEKLLGETEEARAYQEEISQMLAGNLSNQDEDEVEDELEALQREAQGPVSLPNVPTAPPEVETPEEELKKQKARAKARAREQAAIPAS
- a CDS encoding PITH domain-containing protein (transcript_id=CADANIAT00001247) — protein: MSHHHHSHNNGHGHCHGDGGDGHDHSNDITPALQSLLYSQIRFDSITTLNEATPQSGAAIVKKTWAERQNDTPELESDADEQLLMYIPFTGQVNVHSILIYTAPTPSAPRTLKLFKNRDDLDFSTASELKPTQTIEVPQPIPGTDVFELPLNRAHWNATTSVTLFFEDNWSRGEEEVTKVGYIGLKGQFMALNREPVSFLYEAAANPNDHVAIPGVNGVGGRIMPGQ
- a CDS encoding putative ATP dependent RNA helicase (transcript_id=CADANIAT00001248), with protein sequence MASELDVGTSFIPSLYKPASLLPIARHKQSILYLVETYPVTIVVGQTGSGKTTQLPQYLDQAGWCTEGKAIAVTQPRRVAATTVAARVAEEMRCKLGEDVGYSIRFEDRTSAMTRIKFLTDGMLLREALVDPLLSRYSVIMVDEAHERSLSTDILLGILKKILKRRPELRIIVSSATLQAEDFLRYFAGDESQQGPNGEVGGNTGKIISIEGRMYPVDTLFLESAAENYVERSVKTVFDIHLQEGEGDILIFLTGREEIETAIQLISERATTLHPKSQSLLPLPLYAGLTTDQQMYVFEPAPENTRKVVVSTNIAEASVTINGIVYVVDCGFAKLRAYDPSTGIETLTAVPISKAAAVQRAGRAGRTKPGKCFRLYTQHAYEQLPDATIPEIQRSNLAPVIMQLKALGIDNIVRFDFLTSPPADLVIRAFELLYSLGAIDDYAKLTKPLGMRMAELAVDPMMAKVLLSAQSFGCLSEILTIAAMVSLQGAVWVQHDGDKKSSESSRRKFAVEEGDHLTYLNVYQAFVTKGKKESKWCRDNLLNYRSLLRAVSVRAQLKRYLERFGIQVDETFPSHYNKSDLSKPAEKIQRCLTTGYFAHAARMQPDGTFKTVSGGMTLHAHPSSLMFNRKADWVIFHEIMQTGEKTFIRDITKIEKSYLLEYAPNYYNMQ
- a CDS encoding ubiquitin-binding protein CUE5 (transcript_id=CADANIAT00001249); the protein is MSETEKTASKPAAGPNSPSPESPTTARPLDFDDEIQETGVAYASSASAQQTSTETAPPKPPRPLSPRQQAENTLKEAFPSVEVSVVKAVLVASSYDVERAFHALLGMTDPNASAQDDYAPPKPPRPSATQRQLEADELYARQLAEHYNRRAQPPRGGDEAYRRQRHYDDAAEEKEYNFFDDDLPVIRENIRKGFLDTQSKVSSWVQNLKKKIDGEEDDENTSSARTYGEESYGRSRRSGELGRRSGDRERYDADPQVLSDDFSVLELRDSEVPPARPPRPLANSTLYKSSSPSPDRRKVSFQEGPPTEIGNLYDASEPAKRQSPAGGKPSKWQPLATVEPSPIGENDPFSLGDSDDEKDTKAKDPVDTEAHKVNVGASSEELGSASKGGTTAENAGKSS
- a CDS encoding mitotic-spindle organizing protein 1 (transcript_id=CADANIAT00001250), translating into MLSLLHILIASLVSQNTNLDRTELSLCVSLIENGVNPDALATVIKDLRTEAGLALRASNESPE
- a CDS encoding protein ngn19 (transcript_id=CADANIAT00001251), with product MLKDLTISDIHSLGKTQAIEILSQITRIEKKTFPASEVYPFGEELWRKKPNTRVLYVTQTPQGPLIAYALYVRQKGIAFLHKVCVAEAFRQKGVGMQLLKYIRTRLQKEGCQYVHLWVDKGRWSARSLYIRNGFEERELLTDYYAPGRDGIKMVLDLERGI
- a CDS encoding protein axl2 (transcript_id=CADANIAT00001252); this encodes MAHRLFIILSFLLSAASAAVLANYPVNAQLPPVARISKPFHFVFSQSTFSGSGPQTVYSLSNAPSWLSVDNTSRTLSGTPQKEDAGSPEFDLIATDPSGSASMQVTLVVTGDDGPKVGKPIVPQLQAIGPTSSPSNVIVHSSASFSISFDQETFSNTRPSTVYYGTSYPDNAPLPSWIRFDQSNLRFYGTAPNIGPQTFSLNLVASDVTGFSAATISFELTVSPHILSFKQSAQTMFVTGVKALKSPQFLNSLTLDGNIPTSDVLTETVIDAPDWLEVDKQTLSFKGDPPADGKNSNVTISVKDIYQNVAKLVVSLQYSEFFQEGFRDECDAIIGQYFFFTFNSTALTDESAELDVDLDKQLSWLHYNRDNKTLYGEVPSDLLPNTYKVRLTAHKGTAEGHKTLMINTVTEDDLNEDGASSADSNGYHAGKAGIIVMAIFIPLGCTGIALLLLYCRRRRQRWTKDEGGPGFEEKSLAPNPFGPGLSHCQPFEKTTPGNPPAIRTAPLPESKPPKLELEPWWNVSSEIRNGDPPTASGKENTFSSSTIDWDFVPLRGPEGDENKPPEEPAPKTHRLSLQSSPPVRRGTSNRSGRREPLRQIQPRRSTKRNSAVSSRSKRWSKRSSGISSISAGLPVRLSGAGHGAGGFGPPGHGFVKLPWQNTQTSLQSEESSLGNLAPLFPRPPARTGDSQDPTKRMSVHTVDRDSSTLSDSDSLEAFVQGRARSRHSSNPFIAGPISRRVSSKTRALQRARSNASRADTVNTAMDNDDYQRRERPWSLAMSGSVYTDDYRHSAYLSSLSEESPRTQPLNALPSQSSLAQHYSKIISPLPRYFSELSLNNIRHDETGGAYVPADQQNLSGTRRWSRSSPSLQNWRRFQKSPSASSFPYDARTRRVSLMQTADQDSNSQRGFQREPTGSVLSDIAFV